The genomic window ACGGACCAGTGCACCTCCGTCGCACAGCGCGCCTCAAATCCTTCCATCCCACGACTTGAAACCGATCACTCGATAATCAGGGGCAACCATCGATGTTCAAACGACCATCAATTCACTACGGGCGCATGCCCGAGCCGATTACGCCTTATCAAAAGGCGGCGCAAGTGTGGGACGAACGCATTGGATCAGCGCGCGTGCAAGCCAAGAACTGGCGCCTAATGGCGTTCGGCTGTTTGATGCTGTCGGCCGGTCTCGCTGGCAGCCTTGTCTGGCAATCCAGCCAAGGCTCGATCACGCCCTGGGTTGTCGAAGTCGATCATCTCGGCCAAGCCCAAAGGGTTGCGCCGGCCAACACCGACTATCAACCAACCGATGCGCAGATCGCCTACCATCTGGCGCGCTTTATCGAGGATGTCAGAGGTCTGCCAGCCGACGGCATCGTTCTGCGCCAAAACTGGCTCCGTGCCTATGATTTTACGACCGATCGCGGCGCCGCTGCGCTCAACGACTACGCGCGCAACAATGATCCCTTTGCCAAGCTGGGTAAGGCGCAAATCTCCGTCGACGTATCGAGCGTCATTCGCGCTTCGTCCGAAAGCTTTCGGGTCGCGTGGACCCAGCGCGTCTACGACAACGGCGCGTTGAGTTCGATCGAGCGTTGGACTGCCATTCTCACCATCGTAATCGAAACGCCGCGCGATGCCGAACGCCTGCGCAAGAATCCCCTTGGCGTCTACGTCCGCGCCATCAACTGGTCGAAGGAGTTGAGTCAGTGAATGATATGACGTTAGAAGTATCTACGAAACGTCGCATCCAACATCGTAGGCTCTATTCGGCTCGGCCCGAGTTCGTGAACTCGAAACGTGCATTTTTGTTCGCTTTCCTGCTTAGTTCGTCGATGCTTGGCGGGTGCGCGACCTACATTCCGCCGGAGATCAGCTATGACGCTGAAGTTCCTCCGTTGCCGGCACCGCCTGTGGCTCTCGACGACAAACCAAGACCCCTTCACGTTCCACCCCTCTGGAAGCCAGCACTCGGCGGTAAGTCGGGAGGAAAGGAAGACGCAGAGCCGGTGAGCCGGGTCGAGACGGCAAACAGCGCGGCCCGTGTTGAGCCGCGCAAGCGGGGGTATTTCAACGCAGCCCAAATCTACGCCTACAGTCCCGGAGCGCTCTATCAGATTTACGCCGCACCGGGGCAAATAACGGATATCGCGCTCGAGGAGGGAGAACAGTTGACGGGATCAGGACCGATCGCGGCCGGAGATACCGTACGCTGGGTCGTGGGCGATACCGAGAGCGGGAGCGGGGACACACGGCGCGTCCATATCCTGGTCAAGCCGACTCGAGCTTCGATCGAGACCAACCTTGTGGTCAATACTGACCGGCGCACCTACCTAATCGAGCTCCGCTCCCGCGAGCGACCTTACATGCCCTCCGTTGCTTGGTACTATCCAGAAACTGTACGGGAACGATCGCGCTCGATCGCTCTGAAGCCCGTTCTTCCGGAGCCGGCGCAGCGCATTTCCCGCTATGCCATCGAAGGGGACAGTCCTCCCTGGCGGCCGCTCGCCGCATATGACGACGGCCGCAAGGTCTACATCGAATTTCCGGCAGGGATCGTGCAAGGCGAGATGCCTCCGCTCTTCGTCATTGGTCCAGACGGCAAGACCGAGCTAGTCAACTATCGCGCTTACGCCAACGTATTGATCGTCGATCGGCTGTTTGCTGCCGCCGAACTGCGGCTTGGCGGCGAGCATCAGCAGAAGGTCAGGATTGTCAGGACTGACGGGAGGCCGTCGAAATGAACACCCGGAATGCAAACGATGACGAGCAACCAGTTCCGCCGGAGACACAAGGGGAGCATTCCGAGAGCTTCCGCTTGAGAGCAGAGCATCCGCGCGTGACGCGGTTGTCGCGGAAGGTCTTGGCCGGCGGGAGCGCGGTTGCCCTGCTTGTCATTGGCGGAGCGGTGCTGTGGTCGCTACAGAACAATCGCTCACGTAATCAAGCGGCCGATGAGCTTTACAGTACCGACCACCACAATGTGGCCGACGGCATAACGACGCTGCCGAAGGACTATGCTGGCGTCCCGCGCCAGTCGATCCCGCAGCTTGGTCCGCCGCTCCCCGGGGACCTCGGTCGACCGATCCTCGCCGCTCAAGGCCAGTTGCCGACGAGCGGCGCTGACCCGGACCAGCAGCGGCGGGATCAAGAGACCGAAGCTGCTCGCATCAGTCATCTATTCGCTTCGACCAATGGAAGTGAAGTACGTCCGTCCGCAGCTGCGGCTGTTGGAAGTGACCGCGTTGTGCCATCGAATGCAGCGGGGCCCGGCGATGACGGATCTGCGCAAAACGGTCAAGACCGAAAGCTTGCCTTTGTGAGTGGTTCTGTGGATCGCCGCACGGTCAGTTCTGACCGCATCGCCAGGCCCGCTTCACCCTACATCGTGCAGGCCGGAACTGTGATTCCGGGAGCTCTGATTACAGGGATTAGATCGGATCTTCCAGGCCAAATCACCGCGCAGGTGACCGAAAACGTATACGACACGCCCACCGGTCGGTTCTTGTTAGTGCCCCAAGGAACGCGCCTAATCGGGGTCTATGATAGCCAGGTCACTTTCGGCCAGTCGCGCGTTCTGCTCGTTTGGACCCGACTGATTATGCCGAATGGACGTTCAATCGTTCTCGAGCGGCAGCCGGGCGCTGATACTGCCGGATATGCAGGCCTCGAAGATCAGGTCGAAAATCACTGGGGTGAACTGTTCAAGGCTGCGGCACTATCGACGCTTCTGGCGGTCGGGACCGAATTGGGTGCCGGCTCGGACACCAACAGCAACGACAGCGCAATCATCCAGGCATTGCGACACGGCGCCTCCGACTCACTGAATCAAACCGGACAGCAGGTCGTCCGCCGCAGTCTCAGCATCCAGCCTACTCTGACTGTACGACCTGGCTTCCCGGTTCGTGTTCTTGTCAATCATGACCTCATACTTACGCCCTATAGAGCGTGACAACATGCCAAAACTCAAAATTGGAGAGCTTCCAGACGACAAGCCGGTCAAAGTGAGTACGGAGCTGCCTGCGGCCGTGCATCGTGATCTCATTGCATATGCAGAAGCGCTTACGCGTCAGGGTGGTCAAGTGGTCGATCCGACTAAGCTCATCGCTCCCATGTTGGCGCGCTTTATGGCCACGGATCGAGGATTTTCTAAACTGAAACGTGAAGGCCACGTACCGGCCGCTGGCGAAGGACAGTGATGCTCAAGGTTTCCGAGACTGTTGGTCGACGCTAATTCTAGGCGCTGCCGAGCTGGCGCCAAGAGCCGAGATATCTTGTCGGAAAGGTGTGTTCGCGCCCGATACAACTCCGATTACCAGGTTTTCTCGGTTTTCAGACGCGAGGCGCTGGGTGCCGACTGCAGTTATTCGGTCGCCTTGAAGCGCGTTACACTGCTCCGGCCATCGACGCTGACAGGCACGTCACCCTCGACCGTGGCCCGCCGTACGACGCGATGCTGGTCCCCGTAATCGTTGACCGCGTAATGCTGCGTTGCGCGGTTATCCCATATTGCAATATCGCCCTCCAGCCAGTTCCAGCGCACAGTGTTTTCGGGCGCGGTGATGTGAGATTGGAACAGATCGAACAACTTTTGTCCGTCGTATTTGCCGACTCCAACAAAGTGCTTCACCAAGGCGCCGAGCACTAGCGTCCGCTCGCCTGTTTCGGGGTGGACGCGTACAACGGGATGCTCGGTCTCAAAAACCGTTCTGGTGAACACCTCGTCAAAGTGCTTCTTGTCGACCTCACGGATACGCGCGATCCCGGCGTAATCGAAAACGTTGCTGTGAACGGCCCATAGGCCGTCGGCAAGCCGTTGTAGAGGCGGCGGCAGATCAAGATAAGCGGCAGCTGTGTTCGACCACACGGTGTCGCCGCCGAACCTTGGCATTACAATGGCCCGCAGGACCAAAATCTTGGGATAGGCTTCGGCGAAGGTCCCATCCGCATGCCAAACGTCTGCGCGACCGCCGCCGCGAGTGGAGTCCAGTTCGAGGAGCGACGCCATCCCCTTGGTGGCACCGAGCATGGGATGCGGCACTAACTTTCCGAGACGAGCGGCAAAGCGCTCCTGCTCGGCGTCATTGAGATGTCCTTGATTACGGAAGAAGATCACCTTGTGCTCAAGCAATAAGCTGTTAATCGCAGCGATCGCGTGATCCGGTAGATCGCCTGATAGCTTGATATTTTTGATTTCGGCGCCGATGCGCGCTGCACGTTTCACCACATCGGTGCTCGGAACGACGCCACCGATCAAAGCTGTTGTGCTCATGTTGCGTTTGTAAGCCCTTGCAGTTTCTCTCTCTCTCGCCTCTCGGAGCGAATGATCTTCAGCAAGCATCGTGCCAAGCGAAAGACGAGCATGTACCGCAATGCGCACTGAACGAATCGTGGTATTTGGCGCGAGTCTCTGATCAGCGGCGAGCAAGACATTTCGTGGCCATTTACGTAAGTCAGCGTTGCGCGCCAAGAATTCGTATTAGTCGTGAAAAATGGCGTTACTTACTATGCACAATCTCGATTTCATCTTCCGACATATAAAGATTGCGGAAAACAATGGATAAAGGGAGCTCAAGCTCCTCTCGGAACCTCTCCATGTCGATGGTCGCGCGGCTGAAGCGGCTCAAAATAACATTGAAGGTTTGCAACACCGCGTTGGTGAGGAGTGCCATTCCAGTCGAATACAATGGTGGATTTCGTGCGTGAACCTAAGGGACGCGATCGTGCGATATTAATTTGTTCGAGACTAGGTATTTGCTGGTCTACATGTC from Bradyrhizobium zhanjiangense includes these protein-coding regions:
- a CDS encoding TauD/TfdA dioxygenase family protein — translated: MSTTALIGGVVPSTDVVKRAARIGAEIKNIKLSGDLPDHAIAAINSLLLEHKVIFFRNQGHLNDAEQERFAARLGKLVPHPMLGATKGMASLLELDSTRGGGRADVWHADGTFAEAYPKILVLRAIVMPRFGGDTVWSNTAAAYLDLPPPLQRLADGLWAVHSNVFDYAGIARIREVDKKHFDEVFTRTVFETEHPVVRVHPETGERTLVLGALVKHFVGVGKYDGQKLFDLFQSHITAPENTVRWNWLEGDIAIWDNRATQHYAVNDYGDQHRVVRRATVEGDVPVSVDGRSSVTRFKATE
- the trbF gene encoding conjugal transfer protein TrbF; this translates as MFKRPSIHYGRMPEPITPYQKAAQVWDERIGSARVQAKNWRLMAFGCLMLSAGLAGSLVWQSSQGSITPWVVEVDHLGQAQRVAPANTDYQPTDAQIAYHLARFIEDVRGLPADGIVLRQNWLRAYDFTTDRGAAALNDYARNNDPFAKLGKAQISVDVSSVIRASSESFRVAWTQRVYDNGALSSIERWTAILTIVIETPRDAERLRKNPLGVYVRAINWSKELSQ
- a CDS encoding DUF2274 domain-containing protein → MPKLKIGELPDDKPVKVSTELPAAVHRDLIAYAEALTRQGGQVVDPTKLIAPMLARFMATDRGFSKLKREGHVPAAGEGQ
- the trbG gene encoding P-type conjugative transfer protein TrbG; the encoded protein is MTLEVSTKRRIQHRRLYSARPEFVNSKRAFLFAFLLSSSMLGGCATYIPPEISYDAEVPPLPAPPVALDDKPRPLHVPPLWKPALGGKSGGKEDAEPVSRVETANSAARVEPRKRGYFNAAQIYAYSPGALYQIYAAPGQITDIALEEGEQLTGSGPIAAGDTVRWVVGDTESGSGDTRRVHILVKPTRASIETNLVVNTDRRTYLIELRSRERPYMPSVAWYYPETVRERSRSIALKPVLPEPAQRISRYAIEGDSPPWRPLAAYDDGRKVYIEFPAGIVQGEMPPLFVIGPDGKTELVNYRAYANVLIVDRLFAAAELRLGGEHQQKVRIVRTDGRPSK
- a CDS encoding TrbI/VirB10 family protein, with amino-acid sequence MNTRNANDDEQPVPPETQGEHSESFRLRAEHPRVTRLSRKVLAGGSAVALLVIGGAVLWSLQNNRSRNQAADELYSTDHHNVADGITTLPKDYAGVPRQSIPQLGPPLPGDLGRPILAAQGQLPTSGADPDQQRRDQETEAARISHLFASTNGSEVRPSAAAAVGSDRVVPSNAAGPGDDGSAQNGQDRKLAFVSGSVDRRTVSSDRIARPASPYIVQAGTVIPGALITGIRSDLPGQITAQVTENVYDTPTGRFLLVPQGTRLIGVYDSQVTFGQSRVLLVWTRLIMPNGRSIVLERQPGADTAGYAGLEDQVENHWGELFKAAALSTLLAVGTELGAGSDTNSNDSAIIQALRHGASDSLNQTGQQVVRRSLSIQPTLTVRPGFPVRVLVNHDLILTPYRA